A genomic region of Bacillus sp. 2205SS5-2 contains the following coding sequences:
- a CDS encoding acyl-CoA thioesterase encodes MKKIAYIDDLLEWKQEFKFSHPVKVRFSETDMFGHLNNTIPFIYFEEARIEYFKSLGFMQEWLKPSYEYIPVVADLQCDFLKQVFFSEDLNIYVKAFKIGTSSVDLHYMSVNRKNEVCFIGRGTIVQMSKKTGKGAPWTEGMREKMDGIRSENALSFS; translated from the coding sequence GTGAAAAAAATAGCGTATATTGATGATTTATTAGAGTGGAAACAAGAATTTAAATTTAGTCACCCCGTCAAAGTTCGCTTCTCAGAAACGGATATGTTTGGTCATTTGAATAACACGATTCCATTTATCTATTTTGAAGAAGCGCGGATTGAATATTTTAAAAGTTTAGGATTTATGCAAGAATGGTTAAAACCTTCATATGAGTATATTCCGGTTGTTGCCGATCTGCAGTGTGACTTCCTGAAACAAGTATTTTTTAGCGAGGATTTAAATATTTATGTAAAGGCTTTCAAAATAGGCACATCTTCAGTAGATTTGCATTATATGTCAGTAAACAGAAAAAATGAAGTTTGCTTTATTGGTCGAGGAACTATCGTCCAAATGTCGAAAAAAACAGGAAAAGGGGCTCCTTGGACAGAGGGTATGAGAGAAAAAATGGATGGGATACGAAGTGAAAACGCATTAAGTTTTTCTTGA